The Ancylothrix sp. D3o genome segment TTTATTTTAGCAGAAAAAACCGAGAGATATATGTATGATAATATTAAAGTAATTCTAAGCAAATTTGATATCGATAAAAAACTCAACAAAAAAGATATTGCCGAATATTATTACCGCTATTACCTAATCACTGGCGCTATCCCCGAAAAACTCACCGCTGAATTTCTGAAAATTCTTGTCAATTTTGTTTTGGGAATAGAAATCAGCAAAATGCTATTTTTAATGAGCTTTGTCGAACAGCAGAGATTTTTTGAAATCCAAGGCAACTACTCCACACAAGTCGTCTTATTTTATCGCTATATTCGGCCTATTCGCGCTAAACTCATCAAAGAAAAAGTCATTAACCGCGATTTAATTGGTCATTATTATTATAACCGGCCTTGGCTCGGAGAACATCAACTTTTAGATTATATTTTTGACTTATTTACTTTAGAAAAAGTCATTTTTCTAGGAAGCTGCGCTCAAAACTTTACTTTTGAAAATGAGTATATTTATAAAGCCCCGGATCATTTGGATGAGTAGCCCATTTTAACTTACCTCAAAAGGCAAAATATGAAAAAAATTCAGCAAATTATCAACCAAATTGCCGCAGAAGAAAACCAACTACTGAAAACTCAATTTCTTGCCCCCTGCGTGCTCGGCGGACAATTGCGGACAAAAGTAGCAGGAATGATGTACACTTTTACTCCCAAACCCCGCAACTTTGAAGGCTGGGGAATTTTTCAACCGGCCTCCCCCAAGCAAGCAAAACTCATCGAACAAGCCAGCCTCCCTGAAATAGGAGAATACCTAGAAAAATTTACCCCAATTCGTTTATTTTTAGCTCATGTTTTGCGTGAGCAAACAAATAATGTTTTGCGTGAGCAAACAAATAACGTTTTGCCTCAGCAAACAAATAATGTTTTGCGTGAGCAAACGTGGCTGGCTTATCCTGTTAACGAGTCCGATATGCAGCAGCGCACCGGCATTCTTAAACCCGTCCCCGTTTATCTAGTCAGCGATGGCGCAGCATTTGAGACAATTATTGCGCGCTGGGATGGCAAAAACTTCTGGTATGAAGACACCGACCGCCGCGCCGAAATTGAGCCGGTAGAACACTTAAAAAACGCCCTCAAAAACGTCATTTCTCCCAAACAAATACGTTTCAAAGGCATGACCCCAGAAATGCGAATTGTCTATGAATTAGTCGCCCAAAAAACCCCAGAATTTCAAGCAGAATTCCAACAAGAGCGAGATGAAAAACGCCTCAAAGAAGCCTTAAAAATGGGTGGAGGAACCTTGCAAGAATTCCGCGAACGCCCCGATTATTGGCTCGTAGAATGGACAACCGGCACCGGCGAACGTCACAGCAGCGCCATTTCTAAAACCGACCTCACCGTTATCAGCGCCGGCATTTGTTTAAGCGGAGAAGATCGTAAGTTTGACTTGCAATCTTTAGTAGGAATAGTTGAATACGCAGATTAGCCCTTTGACAAAATCAAAATTCCCATGTCAATTTTTTTGCACGAACAAATTTACAGAACCCCGGAAGTCATGGCGAAAATTAAAAAACTACCCGTGACAATTTGTGGAGCCGGTGCATTAGGAGCAAACCTTACAGAAAACCTAGCAAGAACCGGTTTTTCTAACCTCAAAATCATCGACAGAGATCGCATAGAAGAGCGAAATCTTTCCACCCAACCCTATTATCGCTCAGATATTGGCGCATTCAAAGCCAAAATTCTCAGCAACAGCCTCTATCGCGCCTTGGGGTTAAAAATGGAGGTACAAACCAAAGAATTAACCGCAGAAAATGCAGCCCAACTCATCGCCAAACCCAGCTTAGTTATCGATACTTTTGATAACAGCATCTCCCGCCAAACCGTAAAAGATTATTGTGTAGCAGCAAACCTTGATTGCTTGCACATTGGTTTAGCATCAGATTATGCCGAGGTTATTTGGAATCAAAATTATCGCGTTCCCTCTCCCGTCAATGATGATGTCTGTGATTATCCCTTAGCCAGAAACCTAGTGTTATTGGCTGTGGCTGTCGCATCTGAAATTATTATTAAATTTGCAGCCACCGGCACCCAAGAAAGTTTTACAATAACACTAGGCGATTTTACCATTCAACCTTTTTGAAAGAACGCAGGATATCATGTCAAAAGTTGATGAAATCTTAGAATTTTGGTTTGGCAAATCTTCGGATTCTAACTATGGCAAACGTCGAGAAATATGGTTCACAAAAGATCCGTTGTTTGATGAAGAACTACGCAACCGATTTTATACAGATTATCAATTAGCCACCACCGGCTCACTCGATACCTGGCAAGACTCACCGCGCAGTTGTTTAGCTTTAATTCTGTTGTTAGATCAAATTCCCCGCAATATATTTCGCGGACAAATTGAGGCATTTGGCACTGATTTTAAAGCCGTTGTTGCTGCTCAAAATGCCATTGAAAAAGGCTTTGATAAAGAAATGCTGCCGGTGGAGAGATGGTTTATTTATTTACCCTTTGAACATAGCGAAAATATGGAACATCAACGCCGGTGTATAGAATTGTTTGAGGCGTTAAAAGACGACCCCGAAAGTGGTTATGCCATTGATTATGCCATTCAGCATTTTAAAATAATGGAACGTTTTGGCCGGTTTCCTCACCGCAATGCCATTTTGGGCCGAGAAAGCACCCCCGAAGAAATTGAATTTTTACAACAAGAAAACTCATCTTTTTAGTGGGGCGGGCATCTTGCCTTGACATATCTATAGGGGGCATATTTTGGCATATTTACAGGAGGGATATTTATAGCGGGCAAGATGCCCGCTCCACTATAGGTTTTAAACCAGAAATGTATTCATCCCACCGATGAAATTTAAGCCCCTTTCAAAATATCCTCAAGGGCCGGTTTTACAGTGGAATACTGATACTTAAAACCGCCATTTAATGCACGTTTTGGTAACACTTGTTGCCCCTCCAAAACCACCTGAGCAGCATCACCCAACAACATCTCTAAAGCAAAATCAGGCACCGGCAACCATGAAGGCCGGTTCATCACGTCTCCCATCACCTTACAAAAATCATTCATCCGTACAGGATTAGGTGCCGTCGCATTAAATACCCCTTCAAATTGGGGATTTTTTAATGCCTCAATCATCAAATTTACCAAATCATCGCGGTGAATCCAAGAAAACCACTGCCGGCCACTTCCCAACGGCCCACCGGCATACATTTTAAACGGCAACAACATTTTTGCCACCGCACCTCCCATCCCCAAAACAATCCCCGTCCGCAAAATAACTAAACGAGTTCCTGTCTGTTTTACCTTTTGAGCTTCTGTTTCCCAAGCCGTGCAAACTTGTGCCAAAAAATCATTTCCAGCAGCGCTATTTTCATCAAACGTTGCTGTTTCACTCGCCCCATAATATCCTATCGCCGAAGCATTAACTAAAACCGAAGGTTTCTGCTGTGCTTTAGCAATCGCTTCTACAATTTTTTGCGTCCCAAGTTGACGACTTTCAATAATTTCTTGTTTGCGGGCCGGTGTCCAGCGTTCCTCAGCAATCGGCGCCCCCGCCAAATTTACCACCCCATCGCACCCAGAAATCGCATTCTGCCATTCCCCCGACTGCTTGGGATCATAAACCACCACCTCAACATTAGGAAACGCTTGCGCCGGAAAATATTTCCGTCCCCGTTCTGCATCCCGCGTTAACGCCACAACTTGATGCCCTTCTCCCTGCAATCTCTCAACCAATCGCGTCCCAACAAAGCCGGTGGCCCCTGTAATTGCTACTTTCATAACTTTTGCTTTACTTAACGTTTCTTAATATTCTACCGTCAATAGGGCATTAGGCAGGAGGCAACTATGAAGAATAAATACCTTTGTTAGAATAAAAATTTGAGGATAAACCCATGACAGGCACATTAATAACCCCCTCATCCATTGAAAGCTTACTAGGAAAAGAAGCGGACTATCTCCTCAACTATCAAGCCAAAATCTCCAAAGAAACATTACACCTCCCCGGCCCAGATTGGATTGATAGAATTTGGCAGCAAACAGACAGAAACCCTCAAGTATTACGCAGCCTGCAACAACTTTATTCCAGCGGACGCTTAGCCAACACAGGCTATCTTTCTATGTTGCCAGTTGACCAAGGAATTGAACACTCTGCCGGCGCATCTTTTGCACCCAATCCCATCTATTTTGACCCAGAAAATATCATCAAATTAGCCCTAGAAGCCGGTTGCAATGGGGTGGCGACAACACTAGGAGTATTAGGCAGTGTTTCCCGCAAATATGCCCACAAAATCCCCTTTATTGTCAAAATAAACCACAACGAATTGCTTACCCACCCCAACAAATATGACCAAATCATGTTTGCCAACGTAGAACAAGCTTGGAATTTAGGAGCAGTAGCCGTTGGAGCAACTATTTATTTCGGTTCCGATCAATCTACTCGGCAAATACAAGAAGTCAGCGAAGCGTTTGCTCATGCTCATAAATTAGGCATGGCAACAATACTTTGGTGCTACCTTCGTAATAACGCTTTTAAACAAGTCAAAGACTATCACACCGCCGCCGATCTCACCGGCCAAGCCAATCATCTTGGCGTAACAATTCAAGCCGATATCATCAAACAAAAACTGCCAGAATGCAACAACGGTTACGGCGGAGTTGCAGACGCCACCGGCAAAAAATATGGCATGACTAACGCCAAAGTTTATAGCGAATTAACCACCGATCATCCTATCGATTTAACACGCTATCAAGTGTTAAACTGCTATAGCGGTCGTGCGAGTTTAATCAACTCTGGCGGAGCCACCAGCAAAAATGATTTTGCCGAAGCAGTGCGAACCGCAGTGATCAACAAGCGGGCCGGGGGTGCCGGTTTAATTTCGGGCCGTAAGACTTTCCAGCGTCCTTTCGATGAAGGTGTCAAGCTGTTTCACGCCATACAGGATGTTTATCTCAATCCTGAGATTACGATAGCTTGACAAAAATAAGTTAAAAATTTGAGAATTTAGCAAATTTTCAAATTTCCTTCTAGGGTTTTGGGTTAAAATCCAGTGGAACATAAAAGAAAACTCAAAACTCTACAAATTCCAGACGCAGGGTAACTATGAAGCTGGCAGCACGAGTGGGTAAGGTAACACCTTCTATCACATTGGCAATCGCCGCCAAAGCCAAAGCGATGAAGGCAGACGGAATTGATGTCTGTAGTTTTAGCGCCGGTGAGCCGGATTTTGACACGCCGGAACACATCAAAACCGCCGCAAAACAAGCACTAGATAGCGGCAAAACCAAATATGGCCCCGCTGCCGGTGAGCCAAAATTACGCGAAGCAATTGCCCGGAAACTGAAGAATGACAACAATTTAGACTATGCCGCCGAAAACGTAATTGTTACGAATGGCGGCAAACATTCCCTTTATAACTTAATGATGGTGCTCCTTGATCAGGGGGATGAAGTAATTATTCCTGCGCCCTATTGGCTGTCTTATCCAGAAATGGTAGCATTGGCCGGTGGAGTCTCAGTAATTGTGCCAACAGATGCAGAAAGTAACTATAAAATTACCCCCGAACAACTGCGAAATGCTTGCACAGAAAAAACCCGATTATTTGTTTTAAATTCGCCATCAAACCCGACCGGCATGGTGTACACACCGGAAGAAATTTCTGCCTTAGCAGAAGTCGTGGTAGAAAAAAATATCTTAGTCGTTTCCGATGAAATTTACGAAAAAATTATTTACGACGATGCCAAGCATATTAGCATCGGTTCGCTGGGAAAAGAAATTTTTGAGCGGACAATAATCAGCAGCGGATTTGCCAAAGCTTACTCCATGACCGGCTGGCGGTTAGGATATTTAGCCGGGCCGGTGGAGATTATTAAAGCAGCAAATTCTCTTCAAGGGCATAGTACCTCAAATGTGTGTACTTTCGCTCAATATGGTGGAATTGCTGCCCTTGAAAACTCCCAAGAATGCGTCGAAAAAATGCGTTTAGCCTTTGCAGAACGTCGCAAAGTTATGTATGAAATGCTCAACGCCATTCCCGGCTTATATTGCCCTAAACCTGAAGGCGCATTTTATCTGTTTCCAAACATCAGTAAAACCGGCCTGAATTCAATGGAATTTTGTAATGCTTTGCTGGAAACTCAGCAAGTCGCCACCATTCCAGGGGGAGCTTTTGGTGCCGATGATTGCATTCGCTTATCCTATGCAACCGATCTGGCAACCATCGAAACAGGAATGAGCCGGTTAGAAGCCTTTGTCAAAGGTATAATTTAGAAAAAAAGCAGTCTTAAACAAGTATTAGTTTCAAACTTCATCTTGGGCAAGACTGCCAACTTAAATAAAATCACAAAATGAGAAAAGCCAAAATGGTACAACTAGAAAAACAAGCCAATGATGATTTACTAAACAAAAACACTCTTCAAACAATTAGCCATTATGAGCAAGCAATTGAAGTTAACCCCCATTTAATGTCAAATTATGCACATTTGGGCTTAGCCTATTTACTCCAAGGACAACAAACTGAAGC includes the following:
- a CDS encoding ThiF family adenylyltransferase; translation: MSIFLHEQIYRTPEVMAKIKKLPVTICGAGALGANLTENLARTGFSNLKIIDRDRIEERNLSTQPYYRSDIGAFKAKILSNSLYRALGLKMEVQTKELTAENAAQLIAKPSLVIDTFDNSISRQTVKDYCVAANLDCLHIGLASDYAEVIWNQNYRVPSPVNDDVCDYPLARNLVLLAVAVASEIIIKFAATGTQESFTITLGDFTIQPF
- a CDS encoding pyridoxal phosphate-dependent aminotransferase: MKLAARVGKVTPSITLAIAAKAKAMKADGIDVCSFSAGEPDFDTPEHIKTAAKQALDSGKTKYGPAAGEPKLREAIARKLKNDNNLDYAAENVIVTNGGKHSLYNLMMVLLDQGDEVIIPAPYWLSYPEMVALAGGVSVIVPTDAESNYKITPEQLRNACTEKTRLFVLNSPSNPTGMVYTPEEISALAEVVVEKNILVVSDEIYEKIIYDDAKHISIGSLGKEIFERTIISSGFAKAYSMTGWRLGYLAGPVEIIKAANSLQGHSTSNVCTFAQYGGIAALENSQECVEKMRLAFAERRKVMYEMLNAIPGLYCPKPEGAFYLFPNISKTGLNSMEFCNALLETQQVATIPGGAFGADDCIRLSYATDLATIETGMSRLEAFVKGII
- a CDS encoding class I fructose-bisphosphate aldolase, whose amino-acid sequence is MTGTLITPSSIESLLGKEADYLLNYQAKISKETLHLPGPDWIDRIWQQTDRNPQVLRSLQQLYSSGRLANTGYLSMLPVDQGIEHSAGASFAPNPIYFDPENIIKLALEAGCNGVATTLGVLGSVSRKYAHKIPFIVKINHNELLTHPNKYDQIMFANVEQAWNLGAVAVGATIYFGSDQSTRQIQEVSEAFAHAHKLGMATILWCYLRNNAFKQVKDYHTAADLTGQANHLGVTIQADIIKQKLPECNNGYGGVADATGKKYGMTNAKVYSELTTDHPIDLTRYQVLNCYSGRASLINSGGATSKNDFAEAVRTAVINKRAGGAGLISGRKTFQRPFDEGVKLFHAIQDVYLNPEITIA
- a CDS encoding DUF924 family protein, which produces MSKVDEILEFWFGKSSDSNYGKRREIWFTKDPLFDEELRNRFYTDYQLATTGSLDTWQDSPRSCLALILLLDQIPRNIFRGQIEAFGTDFKAVVAAQNAIEKGFDKEMLPVERWFIYLPFEHSENMEHQRRCIELFEALKDDPESGYAIDYAIQHFKIMERFGRFPHRNAILGRESTPEEIEFLQQENSSF
- a CDS encoding TIGR01777 family oxidoreductase; translation: MKVAITGATGFVGTRLVERLQGEGHQVVALTRDAERGRKYFPAQAFPNVEVVVYDPKQSGEWQNAISGCDGVVNLAGAPIAEERWTPARKQEIIESRQLGTQKIVEAIAKAQQKPSVLVNASAIGYYGASETATFDENSAAGNDFLAQVCTAWETEAQKVKQTGTRLVILRTGIVLGMGGAVAKMLLPFKMYAGGPLGSGRQWFSWIHRDDLVNLMIEALKNPQFEGVFNATAPNPVRMNDFCKVMGDVMNRPSWLPVPDFALEMLLGDAAQVVLEGQQVLPKRALNGGFKYQYSTVKPALEDILKGA